A region of Eschrichtius robustus isolate mEscRob2 chromosome 19, mEscRob2.pri, whole genome shotgun sequence DNA encodes the following proteins:
- the KLK12 gene encoding LOW QUALITY PROTEIN: kallikrein-12 (The sequence of the model RefSeq protein was modified relative to this genomic sequence to represent the inferred CDS: deleted 1 base in 1 codon), giving the protein MVSSIFFLLCFIGFSREDAQIFKGTECIPHSQPWQVGLFEGTQLRCGGVLIDRRWILTAAHCSSSRYWLSLGEHSLSQLDWTEKIRHSGLSVTHPGYQAALQNHDSDLRLLQLGFPVLLTRSIQPLPLPATCAVAGTKCRISSWGTTNHPGNQLSDRLQCLNLSIISNATCRAAFPGRITDNMVCAGGIAGEDACQGDSGGPLVCGGVLQGLVSWGSLEPCGQEGIPGVYTNICKYVDWIRMVMRNN; this is encoded by the exons ATGGTGTCCAGCAtcttttttctcctgtgttttattG GGTTCAGCCGCGAGGACGCACAGATTTTTAAAGGCACGGAGTGTATCCCTCACTCTCAGCCTTGGCAGGTGGGGCTGTTTGAAGGTACACAGCTGCGCTGT GGGGGGGTCCTCATTGACCGCAGGTGGATTCTCACAGCTGCTCACTGCAGCAGCAG CAGGTACTGGTTGAGCCTGGGGGAACACAGCCTCAGCCAGCTGGACTGGACCGAAAAGATCCGGCACAGTGGCCTCTCCGTGACCCACCCTGGCTACCAGGCAGCTCTGCAGAACCATGACAGTGACCTCCGGCTTCTGCAACTGGGCTTCCCTGTCCTCTTGACCCGCAGCatccagcccctgcccctgcccgcgACCTGTGCAGTGGCTGGCACCAAGTGCCGCATCTCGAGCTGGGGCACCACCAACCACCCAGGGA ACCAGTTGTCAGACCGACTCCAATGCCTTAACCTCTCGATCATCTCTAATGCCACCTGCCGGGCGGCGTTCCCCGGGAGAATCACGGACAACATGGTGTGTGCCGGCGGCATCGCTGGGGAGGACGCCTGCCAG GGTGACTCTGGGGGTCCCCTAGTATGCGGAGGAGTCCTTCAGGGTCTGGTGTCCTGGGGATCCTTGGAGCCTTGTGGGCAAGAAGGCATCCCAGGGGTCTACACCAATATTTGCAAATACGTGGACTGGATCCGGATGGTCATGAGGAACAACTGA